Genomic segment of Oncorhynchus tshawytscha isolate Ot180627B linkage group LG13, Otsh_v2.0, whole genome shotgun sequence:
TTTTCATCAAACTTAACAtgagtaaatatttgtatgaacataagattcaacaactgagacaaaatcaaaagtaacattcagtatctggtgtggccaccagctgcattaagtactgcagtgcatctcatcCTCGTGGACTGCACAAGATTTGTCTCCGTcttaaaaagtatttagtcagcgcccaattgtgcaagttctcccacttaaaaagatgaggcctgtaatttatcataggtacacttcaactatgacagacaaaatgaaaaaaaaaaaaatccagaaaatcacattgtaggatttttaatgaatttattttcaaattatggtggaaaataagtatttggtcacctacaaacaagcaagatttctggctctcacagacctgtaacttcttcaagaggctcctctgtcctccactcgttacctgtattaatgggacctgtttgaacttatcagtataaaagacctgtccaaaacctcaaacagtcacactccaaactccactatggccaagaccaaagagctgtcaaaggacaccagaaacaaaattgtagacctgcaccaggctgggaagactgaatctgcaataggtaagtagctttatttgaagaaatcaactgtgggagcaattattaggaaatggaagacatacaagaccactgataatctccctcgatctggggctccatgcaagatctcacccagtggggtcaaaatgatcacaagaacagtgagcaaaaatcccagaaccacacagggggacctagtgaatgacctgcagagagctgggaccaaagtaacaaagcctatcatcagtaacacactacgccgccagggactcaaatcctgcagtgccagacgtgtccccctgcttaagccagtacatgtccaggcccgtctgaagtttgctagagagcatttggatgatccagaagattgggagaatgacatatggtcagatgaaaccaaaatataactttttggtaaaaactcaactcatcgtgtttagAGGACAaaaaaatgctgagttgcatccaaagaacaccatacctactgtgaagcatgggggtggaaacatcatgctttggggctgtttttctgcaaagggaccaggaagactgatccgtgtaaaaaaaagaatggggccatgtatcgtcagATTTTGAGTGAacacctccttccatcagcaagggcattgaagatgaaacgtggctgggtctttcagcttgACAATGATCCCCAACACACTGCCCGggtaacgaaggagtggcttcgtaagaagcatttcaaggcatttcaaaatctttggagggagttgaaagtctgtgttgccctgcaacaaaacatcactgctctaggagATCTGTGCCAAAATACcagcagtgtgtgaaaaccttgtgaagacttacagaaaacgtttgacctctgtcattgccaacaaagggtatataacaaagtattgagataaacttttgttattgaccaaatacttattttccaccataatttgcaaataaattcattaaaaatcctacaatgtgattttctggattttgttctcattttgtctgtcatcgttgaagtgtacctatgatgaaaattacaggcctctcatctttttaagtgggagaacttgcacaattggtggttgactaaatacctttttgccccactgtacatccaaTGAGTGAATATGTAGCCCATCTGagaaaaatgtccatgaattacagaacatacactaccggtctaaagttttagaacacctactccaagggtttttctatatttttactattttctacattggagaataatagtgaagacaccaaaactatgaaataacacatacgggatcatgtagtaaaaaaaatatttaaaaaagtgtcaaacaaatcaaaatatattttatatttgagattcttcaaaaagccaccctttgccttgacagctttgcacacttcaGTTACCATAGTAACTGAAACAGTGCCATGTCCagatctaaaacaacattggtgCATATTTAGAATAGAGTTATTATTAGCTGGGAGTGGGTCAGAGATTCTAATACTTTGGCTAGGCAAGATAATTACTGTCCAATCTCCAAGTTACCTAAATCAGAAGGACCTCCCTGCCTTTATGTAGCGGGAGGACATGTGCCGCTTTCAAAACCTTAGGGATAACACCAGGAGCAATTGTCAAGTTAAAAGATTCAACAATGAGTGTGGCAGGAGGCTGTAGTAAGAAGAGGTCAAGTGCACCAGCCCCTGTGGATTTCTTTACGTCGATctttagcaaggcacttaaaACAGAcatccaattggctcattcatccccctcctctctcctgtaactataaccccaggtcgttgctgtaaatgagaacgtgttctcaatcAACCTAATTGGTCAAATAAAATTACAATTAAAAATGAAGAaatctttataaaataattgcctccacattTCTATAGTGGaattttggctaggctactttgaagcaaggtaagacatgtcTCATAATGTCAAGTAAAACGTGTCATACAAACACTAGAACCAAGGAGGATAGGTGTTACATGTAAAATTATGGCCTAAGCTAAGTGGGTGTGCGTGTCTCTGGGTGTTGCATACTTAGTGACGATGGAGGGCATGGGGATCTCCAGGAACTGCTCTTTGAGGGGCACAAATGGCAGAAGGCCGGTGTAGAAGAGACCCACCAGCATTAGAACCCTGCGCATGCTGAACAGCACTGGGATACGAGGGTTCTACAACACAGACAGGAAAGTATAAGGTGGTGATAAAACCTAAGTCCACAATCCAGCCATCCTAGTATGACAAAGAACTCGGTCCTCCTATTTGCTAAAAAGGTTCTTCCCAAACACCAATCATAAAAACATGTAAATATAATTTCCAATTTTGTGTTGATCAAGGTAAATATTATCAAGCATAAACAGATTATATCATTATACAAGGAAATAAGCCATTAGGTACCTCCTTGTAACACTTCTGCACAATCTGGTTGCTAGAGTTGCCCCAAACAGTGATGTGTTCTCTGTCATACTTCACAACCAGCTCTGAGACCTGCAGAACAAACAAGTTCACAACCCACAATGAGAACACTTACCCCATAACACACTCAAAGCACCCACTTTCCTGAAATGTCTAACCCCGGGCCACACCTTCTTGATAAGGGTGTCATTGTTGACCTTGATATCAATGTTGACAGGGGTCTTAGGGAAAGCCtcaaacacatccctgaggagaggaatgcgtttgtcctcccctccctcacaGACACAttctgtagacacacacagggaaaaaTTAAGAACACATCCACACCTGCCAAAGCAGCATGTACTACATACAAACAGTGATATTCACCTCTCTGGAAAGTCACACCAAGCTTGCACAGGTAAGGAGGCAGATCCTGTAGAGAACAAACATATTACACACATTTTATCATGCATATCCCTTTTTGTGTTGTCACAATACCAGGAAGTAAGGAAGAAaaagaaacaaaacatgaagcagaCTTAATTGAGGAAAACACTTCTGTTGGAAAAAACAGCCTTATGATGTCACCCAGAGTCACATGTTTATTTTGCAAGCTACAGCACACAATATTTTTATAAAAGTAGGCTATAAAAAAGGACCATAGAGTTTATTCTGCCTCATGTACTCTTTCTTGCCAAGGAAAATCTGGTGTCGTAttattgcgatactggtatcgtgaCACTAATCCCTTGAGATGTATTCTTTGGTCAAAAATCAGATTAAACTTTTAACAGGATCTATTCTAATATTGAGATAAATGCAGCAAAAGACTTGGAAGTAGAATTACATGAAAGCAGAGTTCAAGACCTGGAAAGTGGCGTCTAAAATAGCCCAAGACAGGAAGAAAGGTGGGGACCATGGAGGCCTTACGGACCACTTGCCTCAATGAGGCCTAGGTAAAGTACGTATATTTTTTATATGGCTGTTGAGAAGCCAACCTTGCGATACTCACGGCGTAGGCCACGTCAGAGATGTAGGCACTGATGCCAGTCGACCTCTCCAGGTTGGCATCGTGTGACACGACCACCTGCTCGTCCTTGGTCATGTGACAGTCCAGCTCCAGCATGTCAGTGCCAAGGCCCACTGCACTGGACACATGTAAAGGAGACAATCACACACATATACCCCACCAGCAGTAAGTTGAGGATAGCGTCAACAAATCTAGACAGGGTACACACGTAATGGAAATCAACGCTGCTTGCTTAACAGTACATCTTCCTCCCTTATTGGGATTTATTGTGCGTCCTCTGTCTTGCAAACACACAACCACCCTCTTGACAATGCCATAGCCAACTACACCACCGCAACGCTAGCAAGTCGATGGCACAAATGTTGGCATTTCAAGCCAAGGAGTGAGGCTAACCAATTCAACTCGGTTACCCACACTTCAAAGTGGTGTGCATTTACCAAAATAAGTAATAATGCATATTtcgtctctgtgtttcataattttccttcaacgCAGCTCACCGGACAAGGCAACCGAGCGAGCGAAACTTTACCcctctgtatgtgtagcccagctatctgatgctgtctggtcacgacattgttgccgcccataGCATTGAACACAAaggaagccagcaagcatttggccccCCAtgataattgtttttatttttaaagttaaAATAGCCAaaaatcagcattgagctaaattGTGAATGGTCCTGACGCACCAAAAATAAGTGTCAAGgaaagccagtttggatttgaatacacaccaatcacatcaaaaGCAAAACACCATTGATAGAAAACTTTAATTTTTACATTTATGTCTTTgccctccggtggctagctaaaCTCATCCCTTTCtcaaattagccatggatggagatagggatttggacttgtggttttacttaattcaacatacaggccaatgattataaaTGGCGATTCTGATATAACCATTAATTTATACATTGTGCACCTGGCCCTTGAGAGgttggaagttcaatatgtagctagacgTAGTAGGCTAACGTTAACTAACTTGCTCATCGTTGCCCATGAAGAAAGTTAGGCAAGCGAGCAACATTTTTTTGCCAGGTAACCTAggaaaacaaaaataaaagtagtgattgACTGATTTTCAATTAAtagccaataatgacaaagcaaacaggtTAAGAAAAGTTTGGAaacgtattaaaaataaaaaactgaacttatttagacaaGTATTCCAACCCAGAGCCCAACCTTGAACATCTCAGGAGTgacctgaatatagctgtgcagcgacactccccatccaacctgacagagcttgaggatctgaagagaatgggagaaactacacaaatacaagtgtgctaagcttgtagcatcatacccaagaagacttgaggctgtaatcgctgccaaagttgcatcaacgaagtactgagtaaagggtctgaatacccatgaaaatgtgatttcagttttttttatacatttgcaaaaatgtctaaacctgtttttgctttgtcattatggggtattgtgtgtagattgagggggggggaaactatttaatccattttagaataaggctgtaacgtaacaaaatgtggaaaaggtcatggggtctgaatattttccgaatgcactgtgacTGGTGGCatggcatatgaactaacaggttatagag
This window contains:
- the gdpd1 gene encoding lysophospholipase D GDPD1, encoding MCAAVYVLSTVMGYVLTSALLLKCPTLLHRRKREPFLSRHISHRGGAGENLENTMAAFKHAVGLGTDMLELDCHMTKDEQVVVSHDANLERSTGISAYISDVAYADLPPYLCKLGVTFQRECVCEGGEDKRIPLLRDVFEAFPKTPVNIDIKVNNDTLIKKVSELVVKYDREHITVWGNSSNQIVQKCYKENPRIPVLFSMRRVLMLVGLFYTGLLPFVPLKEQFLEIPMPSIVTKHLMRDPDKMTRSQHVITWLADTLLMRRALFNHLTARGIQVYVWVLNDEKDFKRAFDLGATGVMTDFPTKLRDFMEKNGTAKSLNKLKTE